In Leptospira stimsonii, a single window of DNA contains:
- a CDS encoding LIC10012 family protein: MLRNLLFFLIFLAHPLLSTSITFLPGKIEGSLPNSFQRIGDRSQEISKFGAFYANLLLRAKVETTERIKDKEIFEKFKSSHFGKEDFLKLCSELSVDYLVRDELHFQNQVSLDRSVYNCTQKQFDELHLTEKSDLFSLMRSMTEKSFPWIPSKKRQIAEISQKKTSKELIFVVDLSPSFQREREEWVQFVKNASWGSVTGLRVATFSEGKTTVLPKATSLSELRTQISNLRSVGKSSLDDLSNALIQVKRNLLSIGAKSQTIQDIIILTNAKGKIPNPTLSSILQDLESNGYGIRLFTAPYFSISQTQYYKGILPKESFFEITYSRKVSTAKDSKTLIFRGRQIYFTFSELAPGKIGSEASLNKVSYSGKYTESESINPLNFTEIYSELTGDKILASEPLQDNLAYLLSNVLLKGEYKSEGPAILVKSGERAFWISLPKGVKIPEQEETVSYQTTYVPSGASVDGVTNVADLTEVYRGSPSQILVCTPVQVRNYFQNTNKSSFDCIVRGRVLQVKGL; the protein is encoded by the coding sequence ATGTTACGAAATTTATTATTTTTCTTAATTTTCTTGGCTCACCCTTTACTCTCTACGAGTATAACTTTCCTTCCCGGAAAGATTGAAGGAAGCCTACCAAATTCTTTTCAAAGAATCGGTGACAGATCGCAAGAAATTTCCAAATTTGGGGCTTTTTATGCAAACCTACTCTTAAGGGCCAAAGTAGAAACTACGGAAAGAATTAAAGACAAAGAAATATTTGAAAAATTTAAAAGTTCTCATTTCGGAAAAGAAGATTTTCTAAAACTCTGTTCCGAACTCTCGGTTGATTACTTAGTAAGGGATGAGCTCCATTTTCAAAATCAAGTTTCACTAGATAGATCCGTTTATAATTGTACACAAAAGCAATTCGATGAACTGCATCTCACGGAAAAATCGGACCTTTTTTCTTTGATGCGTTCTATGACTGAGAAGTCTTTTCCTTGGATTCCCTCAAAAAAGAGACAAATAGCGGAAATCAGTCAAAAGAAAACATCGAAAGAGTTGATCTTCGTTGTAGATCTTTCCCCGTCTTTCCAAAGAGAAAGAGAAGAATGGGTTCAATTTGTAAAGAATGCGTCCTGGGGATCGGTGACTGGACTTCGAGTTGCTACGTTTTCAGAAGGAAAAACTACCGTTCTACCCAAAGCTACCTCGCTCTCGGAATTAAGAACTCAAATCTCCAATCTTAGATCCGTTGGAAAATCTTCGTTGGACGATCTTTCGAATGCTTTGATTCAAGTAAAAAGAAATCTTCTTTCTATAGGTGCGAAATCACAAACCATTCAAGACATAATCATTCTTACAAATGCAAAGGGAAAAATTCCCAATCCAACCTTATCTTCTATTTTGCAAGATTTAGAATCCAACGGTTATGGAATTCGACTTTTCACTGCTCCTTATTTTTCCATATCACAGACTCAGTATTACAAAGGGATTCTTCCGAAAGAGAGTTTTTTTGAGATTACGTATTCCCGGAAAGTTAGCACTGCGAAAGACTCGAAAACGTTGATTTTTCGGGGAAGGCAGATCTATTTTACATTTTCCGAACTCGCGCCTGGAAAAATCGGATCCGAAGCTTCGCTGAATAAGGTATCCTATTCAGGAAAATACACGGAGTCGGAATCCATCAATCCTCTCAATTTTACAGAAATTTACTCGGAACTTACGGGCGACAAGATTCTCGCCTCGGAGCCTCTTCAGGATAACTTGGCCTATTTGCTTTCAAACGTACTTTTAAAAGGGGAATATAAATCGGAAGGACCGGCAATTTTGGTTAAATCCGGTGAGAGAGCTTTTTGGATCTCATTGCCTAAAGGAGTTAAAATACCCGAACAAGAAGAAACAGTGAGTTATCAAACGACTTATGTTCCTTCAGGCGCTTCGGTGGACGGTGTGACCAATGTTGCGGATCTTACCGAAGTTTATAGAGGAAGTCCGTCTCAAATCTTGGTATGTACGCCCGTCCAGGTAAGAAATTATTTTCAAAATACGAATAAAAGTTCTTTCGATTGTATCGTCCGAGGTAGAGTTCTGCAGGTCAAAGGATTATAA
- a CDS encoding lipoprotein LipL21, producing MINRLIALSVATMIFAACSSTDTGQKDATTVGDGGWTFEGWGGAPEQRNDGKTPRDTTPKDWYYIKFSSRASAKAVAKKSQAMMQSTCREASRLQGASDVVKKMVGETVEAASGVSDGEATASVIVSQSQGVVKGVGVYECKATGSGSDPKDVSKDNWEECQCVIYAKFPGGKDALVAKAQEVSNKQ from the coding sequence ATGATCAATAGACTTATCGCTCTATCTGTAGCAACAATGATTTTTGCAGCTTGCTCCAGTACCGACACTGGACAAAAAGATGCAACGACTGTCGGTGACGGCGGATGGACATTTGAAGGTTGGGGTGGAGCTCCAGAACAAAGAAACGACGGAAAAACGCCAAGAGATACTACTCCAAAAGACTGGTACTATATTAAATTTTCCTCCAGAGCGTCCGCTAAAGCAGTAGCAAAGAAAAGCCAGGCAATGATGCAATCAACATGCCGCGAAGCTTCCAGACTTCAAGGTGCTTCTGATGTTGTGAAGAAAATGGTTGGTGAAACCGTAGAGGCGGCGTCCGGAGTTTCCGACGGTGAAGCAACTGCTTCTGTGATCGTTTCTCAGTCTCAAGGCGTTGTAAAAGGAGTTGGGGTTTACGAGTGTAAAGCAACCGGTTCCGGTTCCGATCCTAAAGATGTTTCGAAAGACAACTGGGAAGAATGTCAGTGTGTGATCTATGCAAAATTTCCTGGTGGAAAAGATGCATTGGTAGCGAAAGCACAAGAAGTGTCCAACAAACAATAA
- the lenA gene encoding lipoprotein LenA produces MKLVKIILLLSFTLSAFTDCKKEEKKDVPQILGTRFANYDQWIYKTPGSDKKEDQVSLVYGMEEVTGLETVEVQIPTKDKKGTIPTEYLKVRTVENKEGFAPLKNFSENVYFVLNATDDAFVKPTITANTKGKLKRGMYCLEQEVIGEFSKVTCYDSILEGDKLVNYYDVWIKTISPNLSKDALLGETIKLLKKASQDLAKSNTATEEEKSKLLTSATEALKKALAKQDEFSTDINNLATKFSLSLE; encoded by the coding sequence ATGAAACTTGTAAAAATAATTTTGCTTCTTAGCTTCACTTTGTCGGCTTTTACCGATTGCAAAAAAGAAGAAAAGAAAGACGTCCCACAAATTCTCGGAACTAGATTCGCAAATTATGACCAGTGGATTTATAAAACTCCCGGTAGCGACAAAAAGGAAGATCAAGTATCTCTTGTCTATGGAATGGAAGAAGTTACCGGTTTGGAAACTGTTGAAGTTCAAATTCCGACTAAAGATAAAAAGGGAACTATTCCCACCGAGTATTTAAAAGTAAGAACGGTAGAAAATAAAGAGGGATTCGCACCCTTAAAAAACTTTTCCGAAAACGTATATTTTGTTTTGAACGCAACGGATGATGCATTCGTTAAACCAACAATTACAGCCAATACAAAAGGGAAATTGAAAAGAGGTATGTATTGCTTAGAGCAAGAAGTTATCGGAGAATTCTCAAAAGTAACTTGTTACGATTCCATTCTTGAGGGGGACAAACTCGTAAATTACTATGATGTTTGGATTAAAACAATTTCTCCGAATTTGAGTAAGGATGCGCTTTTGGGAGAAACGATCAAACTTTTGAAAAAAGCAAGTCAAGATTTAGCAAAATCTAATACAGCAACAGAAGAGGAAAAATCAAAACTTCTTACATCCGCGACTGAGGCTCTGAAAAAAGCATTAGCGAAGCAGGATGAATTTTCAACGGATATCAACAATTTAGCAACTAAGTTTAGTCTTTCCCTGGAGTAA
- the dusB gene encoding tRNA dihydrouridine synthase DusB, which translates to MIQIGNVNVPGRISLSPMAGISDSPTRRICRKFGAAFSYTEFVNTDEIIHRAPKALRMFHFLPEERPITFQIFGNRLEVIAESAEIIQELKPDIIDLNMGCSTRKVSLRGAGAGLLRRPAHAGKIIEAIKKRVNVPVTAKIRIGWDSENRNYLEVAKILESSGVDALTVHGRTKEMAYTGFADWNAIGEVKANVKIPVFGNGDVKTFREAQEKIKEYKVDGVLIGRNAIGNPWIFSEIKKENLQWSEISSVILQHLSWMIESFGEEFGLVLFRKHLVKYLSGLEFDREWKSQLLELREFNPFEELLLSPRNFSLSALSNES; encoded by the coding sequence ATGATTCAAATCGGAAATGTTAACGTTCCTGGGAGAATTTCACTTTCTCCGATGGCGGGCATTTCCGATTCTCCTACACGTAGAATCTGCAGAAAATTCGGCGCCGCATTTTCCTATACGGAATTTGTGAATACCGATGAAATAATTCACCGCGCGCCGAAAGCGCTCAGGATGTTCCATTTTCTTCCGGAAGAAAGGCCGATCACGTTTCAGATTTTTGGAAATCGACTCGAGGTAATCGCCGAATCAGCGGAAATCATTCAGGAATTAAAGCCGGATATAATCGATCTAAATATGGGCTGTTCCACTCGCAAGGTTTCTCTTCGCGGAGCAGGCGCGGGTTTGTTGAGAAGACCCGCACATGCGGGAAAGATTATCGAGGCGATTAAGAAAAGAGTCAATGTCCCTGTGACGGCAAAGATAAGAATCGGCTGGGATTCTGAAAACAGAAATTACCTGGAAGTAGCAAAGATCCTCGAGTCTTCCGGTGTGGATGCTTTAACAGTCCATGGTCGAACAAAGGAAATGGCTTACACCGGTTTTGCGGATTGGAATGCGATCGGCGAAGTGAAAGCGAATGTGAAAATCCCGGTCTTTGGAAACGGTGACGTCAAAACATTCCGAGAAGCGCAAGAAAAGATAAAGGAATATAAAGTTGATGGAGTTCTAATCGGAAGAAATGCGATCGGTAATCCTTGGATTTTCTCAGAAATCAAAAAAGAAAATCTCCAATGGAGTGAAATCTCTTCCGTTATTCTGCAACATCTATCTTGGATGATTGAAAGTTTTGGAGAAGAATTCGGCTTGGTTCTCTTTCGAAAACATCTTGTTAAATATCTGTCCGGACTAGAGTTTGATCGCGAGTGGAAATCTCAGCTTTTAGAACTTAGAGAATTCAATCCTTTTGAAGAACTTTTACTTTCTCCTAGAAATTTCAGTCTTTCCGCTCTGAGTAATGAAAGTTAG
- the gyrA gene encoding DNA gyrase subunit A, whose translation MSQEMENETKVLSYNIAGKPDIADALKNGVRVIPVEIEDQMKEAYLGYAMSVIVGRALPDVRDGLKPVHRRILHAMNERAWRSDRPYVKCAKIVGEVIGNYHPHGDASVYEALVRMVQDFSLRVPLIDGQGNFGSIDGDNPAAYRYTEARLEKVAEELLRDIEKDTVSFSPNYDDTKLQPDVLPANFPNLLVNGSSGIAVGMATNIPPHNLKETIDAVIAVIRNPEITIPEILKIIPGPDFPTSGIIIGGEGLISAYTTGKGSIRIRSKVDIEEKKNGREVIVVSEIPYQVNKKVLLEKIGDLVNDKHIEGISEIMDLSDRKGIRVEIHIKKDANAQVILNQLYKMTQLQVSYGITMLAILDNKPKIFNIKEILTAYSAHRRVVIVRRTQFDLDKAEKRAHILEGLKIALENIEEVIKVIRASKNPAEAKEQLMLKFSLSDVQTDAILEMRLQRLTSLEVQKIIDELEEVRKLIVDLKDILAKPSRVNDIVCTELQEVGDKYGTKRKTEISIESIESSSFNAEDLIADEEIVIQITYDQFVKRLPIDTFKRQKRGGKGIQGLSQKRDDVIKIMKAAMTHDSIMFFSNIGKVYVMKAYELPIASKEARGKSLKAIINLREDEYISSVFAFREEDMDKDLLLVTRRGFIKRIHLNEFSNVKKSGIIAIGLRDGDDLIKVEAINDKDEVIIFSRKGLALRIEGNIIRPQGRTASGVTGMRLSPDDTIVGLSKFKEGEDIFVVSEEGYGKRLGFDEFGAKGRGGKGMAYLKVTDKNGFSVGTGSVGAEDEIILITQQGMTIRINAFDISKLGRTAVGVRLVDLKDNDKVQDFTVLGES comes from the coding sequence ATGAGTCAAGAGATGGAAAACGAAACAAAAGTCCTAAGCTACAATATTGCAGGAAAACCTGATATCGCGGACGCGTTAAAAAACGGAGTCCGAGTCATTCCTGTAGAAATCGAAGATCAGATGAAAGAGGCCTATCTTGGTTACGCGATGTCAGTCATCGTCGGACGAGCCCTTCCGGATGTCAGAGATGGACTAAAGCCCGTTCACAGAAGAATTCTTCATGCGATGAATGAACGCGCGTGGAGAAGTGATCGACCTTATGTAAAATGCGCTAAGATCGTCGGGGAAGTAATCGGTAACTATCACCCTCACGGTGACGCTTCCGTTTACGAAGCTCTCGTAAGAATGGTGCAGGATTTCTCTTTAAGAGTCCCTTTGATCGACGGTCAAGGAAACTTCGGTTCGATCGACGGTGACAATCCTGCCGCTTATCGTTATACCGAGGCGAGACTTGAAAAAGTAGCCGAGGAACTTCTACGCGATATCGAAAAGGACACGGTCAGTTTCTCACCTAACTATGATGATACGAAACTACAACCCGATGTCCTTCCGGCTAATTTTCCGAACCTTCTCGTTAACGGGTCTTCCGGAATCGCCGTGGGAATGGCTACAAACATTCCGCCTCACAACCTCAAAGAAACGATTGATGCCGTTATTGCGGTGATTCGAAATCCTGAAATTACGATTCCCGAAATTCTAAAAATAATTCCAGGACCCGATTTTCCGACGTCCGGAATTATTATCGGCGGTGAGGGACTTATCTCCGCATATACCACCGGAAAAGGATCGATTCGGATCCGATCCAAGGTTGATATCGAAGAAAAGAAAAACGGAAGAGAAGTGATCGTCGTATCGGAAATTCCGTATCAAGTTAACAAAAAAGTTCTTTTGGAGAAAATCGGCGATCTTGTTAACGATAAACACATTGAGGGCATTTCGGAAATTATGGATCTCTCCGACCGGAAGGGGATTCGGGTCGAGATTCATATTAAAAAAGACGCAAATGCCCAGGTTATTCTAAACCAACTTTATAAGATGACTCAGCTTCAGGTAAGTTACGGAATCACGATGCTTGCGATCCTGGATAATAAACCGAAGATTTTTAATATTAAAGAAATTCTCACGGCATATTCAGCGCACAGACGAGTCGTTATCGTAAGAAGAACCCAGTTCGATTTAGACAAAGCCGAAAAACGCGCTCATATTTTAGAAGGTTTGAAAATCGCCTTAGAAAATATCGAGGAAGTAATCAAGGTAATTCGCGCTTCGAAAAATCCGGCTGAGGCAAAAGAACAGTTGATGTTAAAGTTTAGTCTTTCCGACGTTCAGACGGATGCCATTCTTGAGATGAGATTGCAAAGACTTACCTCTCTCGAAGTACAAAAAATCATCGATGAATTGGAAGAAGTTCGGAAACTCATCGTCGATTTGAAAGACATTCTCGCTAAACCTTCTCGCGTAAACGATATCGTTTGCACCGAACTTCAGGAAGTTGGAGATAAATACGGAACAAAAAGAAAAACGGAAATTTCTATCGAGAGTATCGAAAGTTCTTCTTTTAATGCGGAAGACTTGATTGCTGACGAAGAAATCGTAATTCAAATCACCTACGATCAATTCGTTAAACGGCTTCCAATCGACACATTCAAGAGACAGAAACGCGGCGGAAAAGGGATACAAGGTCTTTCACAAAAGCGAGACGACGTGATCAAGATCATGAAAGCCGCGATGACACATGATAGTATCATGTTCTTTTCTAATATCGGAAAGGTCTACGTAATGAAGGCTTATGAACTTCCAATCGCTTCTAAGGAAGCGAGGGGAAAATCCTTAAAAGCGATTATCAATTTAAGAGAAGATGAATACATTTCTTCCGTCTTTGCATTCAGAGAAGAAGATATGGACAAGGATCTTCTCCTTGTAACTCGAAGAGGATTTATCAAACGAATTCATCTGAACGAATTTAGCAACGTCAAGAAGTCGGGAATTATCGCGATCGGACTCCGTGACGGAGACGACCTCATAAAAGTGGAAGCGATCAACGACAAGGACGAAGTGATTATCTTCTCGAGAAAAGGTCTAGCATTGAGAATCGAAGGAAATATCATTCGCCCGCAAGGCCGTACAGCAAGCGGCGTAACTGGAATGAGACTTTCTCCAGATGATACAATTGTAGGACTCAGTAAATTCAAAGAAGGCGAAGACATCTTCGTGGTTTCGGAAGAAGGTTATGGAAAACGTCTCGGGTTCGACGAGTTTGGCGCGAAGGGAAGAGGCGGAAAGGGAATGGCTTATCTAAAAGTAACGGATAAGAACGGATTTTCCGTAGGAACTGGTTCCGTCGGTGCGGAAGATGAAATCATTCTGATCACACAACAGGGAATGACGATTCGTATCAACGCATTCGATATTTCTAAATTAGGAAGAACTGCTGTCGGAGTACGTCTGGTTGATCTGAAGGATAACGACAAAGTACAAGACTTTACGGTTCTCGGAGAAAGTTAA
- the gyrB gene encoding DNA topoisomerase (ATP-hydrolyzing) subunit B — protein sequence MSQEEASYSAGQIKILEGLEAVRKRPGMYIGTQDETGLHKMVYEVVDNSVDEAMAGHCTEIKISILPDNIIEVRDNGRGIPVDIHPDKQISTIEVVMTILHAGGKFENDAYKVSGGLHGVGVSVVNALSEWLVVEVFQKGKIYTQKYEKGVPVSPVEAKGESSERGTIVRFKPDASIFTTVDFQFDVLSARFRELAFLNKGLFLTVEDRRRGNEGENLLKNEFQFSGGIVSFVEHINENKHPMHKVIHFERNKEDVIAEISIQYSETYTESIFCFTNNINNNLGGTHLEGFRAALTRTLNDFLKKDTVMAKKHPTGLSGEDVKEGLTAVISVKIPQPQFNSQTKEKLVNAEIKGIMQTLTSEGLTLFFEENPNITKRILEKCILSAKAREAARKARDLTRRKTVLEGGGLPGKLADCSEKDPAHSEIYLVEGDSAGGSAKQGRDRNTQAILPLKGKILNVEKARLDKILASEEIRILVSALGTGIGEDEFNIDKIRYHKIMIMTDADIDGSHIRTLLLTFFFRYMRPVIERGYLYVAQPPLYLIKHGKNSTYAYSDKEKEELLKTVGNDKVVIQRYKGLGEMNPEQLWETTMDPSNRVVLKVKLDDFVEAEETFNVLMGDEVHPRKMFIEVNAAKVANLDL from the coding sequence ATGAGCCAAGAAGAAGCAAGCTACAGCGCCGGTCAGATTAAGATTTTAGAAGGACTGGAAGCTGTTCGAAAACGTCCCGGGATGTACATTGGAACTCAGGATGAGACAGGGCTTCACAAAATGGTCTACGAAGTTGTCGATAACTCCGTGGATGAGGCAATGGCCGGTCACTGTACAGAAATCAAAATCAGCATTCTTCCCGATAACATCATCGAAGTACGAGACAACGGCCGCGGTATTCCGGTCGACATTCACCCGGACAAGCAAATCTCCACGATCGAAGTCGTAATGACGATTCTTCATGCAGGTGGTAAGTTTGAAAACGACGCCTACAAGGTTTCCGGCGGACTCCACGGGGTTGGGGTTTCCGTTGTGAATGCACTTTCCGAATGGCTTGTCGTAGAGGTTTTTCAAAAAGGAAAAATCTATACTCAAAAATATGAAAAGGGAGTTCCTGTTTCCCCGGTTGAAGCAAAGGGAGAATCGTCGGAGCGAGGGACAATCGTTCGTTTTAAACCGGACGCTTCCATCTTTACAACGGTCGATTTTCAATTCGACGTTCTTTCCGCCCGTTTTAGAGAATTAGCTTTTTTGAATAAAGGCTTGTTTTTGACGGTGGAGGATCGAAGACGCGGAAACGAAGGTGAGAATTTACTTAAGAACGAATTCCAGTTTTCAGGCGGTATCGTTTCTTTCGTGGAACATATCAACGAAAACAAACATCCTATGCACAAAGTGATTCACTTTGAAAGAAATAAAGAGGATGTGATTGCTGAGATTTCGATTCAATACTCGGAAACTTACACGGAAAGTATTTTTTGTTTCACCAATAACATCAATAACAACTTAGGTGGAACTCACTTGGAAGGTTTTCGTGCCGCGCTCACGAGAACTCTCAACGACTTCCTAAAAAAAGATACCGTCATGGCAAAGAAACATCCAACCGGTTTATCCGGTGAAGATGTTAAGGAAGGATTGACTGCGGTTATTTCGGTTAAGATTCCTCAACCTCAGTTCAATTCTCAGACAAAAGAAAAATTGGTGAATGCCGAGATCAAAGGTATTATGCAAACTTTGACTTCGGAAGGTTTGACTCTTTTCTTTGAAGAGAATCCAAACATAACAAAAAGAATATTAGAAAAATGTATTCTTTCCGCGAAGGCGAGGGAAGCCGCTCGGAAAGCCAGAGATCTAACCAGAAGAAAAACGGTTTTAGAAGGCGGTGGTCTTCCGGGAAAACTCGCTGACTGTTCCGAAAAAGATCCTGCTCATTCTGAAATTTATCTCGTCGAGGGAGATTCTGCGGGGGGATCCGCGAAACAAGGAAGAGATCGAAACACACAGGCGATTCTTCCTTTGAAAGGAAAAATTCTCAACGTGGAGAAAGCAAGATTGGATAAGATTCTCGCGAGTGAAGAGATTCGGATTTTGGTTTCCGCGCTTGGAACTGGAATCGGGGAGGACGAGTTCAATATCGATAAGATTCGTTATCATAAGATTATGATTATGACCGATGCGGATATCGACGGCTCTCACATTCGAACCCTTCTTCTTACATTCTTCTTTCGTTATATGCGCCCGGTGATCGAAAGAGGATATCTCTATGTCGCACAACCGCCGCTCTATTTAATCAAACACGGTAAAAATTCTACCTATGCTTACTCGGACAAAGAAAAGGAAGAACTATTGAAAACGGTCGGTAACGATAAGGTTGTGATTCAACGTTACAAAGGTTTGGGAGAGATGAATCCGGAACAACTTTGGGAAACCACGATGGATCCTTCCAATCGAGTGGTCTTGAAAGTGAAGTTGGACGATTTTGTGGAAGCGGAGGAAACATTCAACGTTCTTATGGGCGATGAAGTTCATCCTAGAAAAATGTTTATCGAAGTAAATGCGGCTAAGGTAGCAAACTTGGATCTTTGA
- a CDS encoding DUF721 domain-containing protein, whose amino-acid sequence MKDDLISSKKIETEEFKSVLNQLGITEESLQEKISLNTLRNRWKEIVGPVFASHSDVNSIQFGKLRIVVSHNAYKQELLFLQNRILRQASQFLGKGVVRSLEISIGKLSNLVNSKQPETKEKKGLEGKEDLIAILEKETDPEVKKRYLEILQYL is encoded by the coding sequence ATGAAAGACGATCTAATTTCATCCAAAAAAATTGAAACCGAAGAATTTAAGTCGGTCCTCAATCAGCTCGGTATTACGGAAGAAAGCCTTCAAGAAAAAATTTCTCTGAACACACTTCGAAATCGATGGAAAGAAATAGTAGGTCCAGTCTTTGCTTCTCATTCCGATGTCAATTCGATTCAATTCGGAAAATTAAGAATCGTCGTTTCTCACAATGCTTACAAACAAGAGTTGCTTTTTCTTCAAAATCGAATCCTCAGACAAGCATCTCAGTTTCTTGGTAAAGGAGTGGTTCGTTCTCTTGAAATTTCAATCGGCAAATTATCGAACCTTGTGAATTCCAAACAGCCGGAAACCAAAGAAAAAAAAGGCTTAGAAGGCAAAGAGGATTTAATTGCCATACTTGAGAAAGAAACCGATCCGGAAGTTAAAAAACGTTATCTCGAGATTCTTCAATATCTTTGA
- the recF gene encoding DNA replication/repair protein RecF (All proteins in this family for which functions are known are DNA-binding proteins that assist the filamentation of RecA onto DNA for the initiation of recombination or recombinational repair.), whose protein sequence is MFLKHLTLQNFRSHEELSLDFHSRLIFFVGDNGEGKTNLLEAICMLSWLKSFRESEDGNLIRWGAENYFIRGRIQENQKESVLEIGYTAKPTVKRRLKFNQEEIKKRTDLIGKFITVLLTPMDLKIIEGGPAERRKFIDAFISSFDPFYLDSLLEYNKILKHRNALLKTGNSDSSQLSIWEKRLVEKGTIILNKRKDIVFELNSFYQSNLDKLSGGKDGLTLIYKPDVKDEQEFFEKLNRNLGRDLRLGYTSAGIHRDDLFIGTDSRDITEFGSQGQKRSTVIALKAATFNYYKNVLNKTPVLLIDDVIRELDVKRREYFVDLVVNAGQAFFTTTDLEGIQDYVGKLEDKKQIFMIQNGEVRSVE, encoded by the coding sequence ATGTTTCTAAAACATCTTACACTTCAAAACTTTCGTAGTCACGAAGAACTGAGCCTGGACTTTCATTCCAGGCTTATTTTTTTTGTGGGAGATAACGGAGAAGGAAAAACAAACCTTCTCGAAGCGATTTGTATGCTCTCTTGGTTAAAAAGTTTTCGCGAGTCGGAAGATGGTAATCTAATTCGTTGGGGAGCGGAGAATTATTTTATTCGTGGAAGGATTCAGGAGAACCAAAAAGAATCCGTTTTAGAAATCGGATACACCGCAAAGCCTACAGTAAAAAGAAGATTAAAATTCAATCAGGAAGAAATCAAAAAAAGAACGGATCTGATCGGAAAATTTATTACCGTTCTTTTGACTCCAATGGATTTGAAAATCATCGAAGGTGGTCCGGCCGAAAGAAGAAAGTTTATCGATGCATTCATTTCGTCATTCGATCCTTTTTATTTGGATTCGTTACTGGAATATAATAAAATTCTAAAACATAGAAATGCACTTCTGAAAACCGGAAATTCGGATTCTTCTCAACTTTCTATTTGGGAAAAGAGACTTGTGGAGAAAGGGACGATAATTCTAAATAAAAGAAAGGATATCGTTTTTGAACTGAATTCATTCTACCAATCCAACTTGGATAAATTGAGTGGAGGAAAGGACGGCTTAACATTGATTTACAAACCGGACGTCAAGGACGAACAGGAATTCTTTGAGAAACTGAATCGAAATCTGGGTCGCGATCTTCGCCTCGGATATACTTCGGCAGGAATTCATAGAGACGATCTATTTATCGGAACCGATTCTCGTGATATCACTGAGTTCGGTTCTCAAGGTCAAAAACGAAGCACCGTTATCGCCTTAAAAGCCGCTACTTTCAATTATTATAAGAATGTCCTGAATAAAACCCCGGTCCTTTTGATTGACGACGTGATCCGAGAATTGGACGTGAAAAGAAGGGAATACTTTGTGGACTTAGTTGTCAACGCCGGTCAGGCTTTTTTTACTACGACCGATTTGGAAGGAATTCAGGATTATGTCGGTAAACTCGAAGACAAAAAGCAGATTTTTATGATTCAGAATGGAGAAGTTCGTTCCGTAGAATGA